AGGCCATCGATGCATCCCAGGTGAAAGCTCATATCCCAGCACTGATCAACGACTTAGGAGAACAGCTCAGCACGCTGGAATCCACCCTTCAGCAGCGCCTAGCTGACAACACAGCGCTGAGCTGGGATGAGGTGATGACTCCACTTCACTTGATTGGCGAACGCTTGCGCTGGAGCTGGGGGGTGGTGAGCCATCTCAACGGTGTCTGCAACAGCTCTGAGCTGCGCGAAGCCCATGCGGAACAGCAACCCGATGTCGTCCGTTTTGGCAACCGTGCTGGGCAGAGTCAGGTCATCCACCAAGCACTGGAAAGCCTTCAAAAAAACCCCAGTCATCCGCTGGATTCCACCCAGATCAGGATTCTTGACGCCGAATTGTTATCGATGCGCCATCGAGGGGTGGGATTGAGCGGAGCTGATCAAGAGGCTTTTAACGAAGCCAGCGAACAACTCGCCTCGTTGTCCACCCGATTCAGCAATCACGTTCTCGACGCCACGCAGAGTTGGACCCTTCTGGTTCAGGACGCAGACCAACTTCAAGGCATACCGGAGCGCGCCATGCAGGCTTTTGCTGCTGCCGCAAAGGAAGCTGGAGATCAGAATCGCAATGGACAGGACCCGACAGCCTTGGAAGGGCCTTGGCGCCTAGGTCTCGACATGCCTCGTTACCTACCCGTTCTGACCCATGCCGACAACCGCAACCTGAGAGAAACCGTCTATAGGGCACAGGTGAGTCGGGCGAGCTCAGGAGAACTCGACAACACTCCTCTGATCGAAGAAATCCTCGACCTTCGGACCCATCAGGCTTCTCGCCTTGGCTACCAAAATTGGGCTGAACGAAGCCTGGCCTCAAAAATGGCTGACAACGTAGAAGCCGTTGAAAAGCTTCTCGAAGAACTTCGCGTTGCAGCCCTGCCTATCGCAGAACAAGAGATGGACGAGCTCAGGGACTGTGCCCGTCGTCATGGTGCGACAGAAGCGGATGATTTCAGCCCCTGGGATGTGAGCTACTGGGCAGAAAAACTTCGTCAAGAGCGCTTCAATCTCAATCAAGAAGCTTTGCGTCCGTGGTTTCCACTTCCACAAGTGCTCGATGGACTTTTCCAGCTTTGCGAACGTTTGTTTTCCATCAGGATTGAAGCTGCTGATGGCGAAGCACCGATCTGGCATCCGGATGTGCGCTTTTTCAGAGTCAACGATCAAGAAGGCCATCCACTCGCGGCGTTTTATCTCGATCCCTTCAGCCGGCCCGCCAGCAAGCGAGGTGGAGCCTGGATGGATGAATGTCTAAACCGGTCTCGTAATTCTGAAGGTGAGCTCACCCATCCTGTGGCATACCTGATTTGCAATCAGACCCCACCCTCCGGAGACATCCCAAGTCTGATGAGTTTTGAAGAGGTTGAGACCCTTTTCCATGAGTTCGGCCATGGGCTACAACACATGCTCACCACGGTGGAACATCCCCAAGCAGCCGGAATCAACAACGTGGAATGGGACGCGGTGGAGCTTCCCAGTCAGTTCATGGAGAACTGGTGCCTTGATCACCAGACCTTGATGGGAATGGCCCGTCATTGGAAAACAGGTGAACCCTTGCCTGAAGAGGATTACAACAAACTGCGCAACAGCCGCACCTTCATGCAGGGATGCGGAACGCTGCGCCAGGTTCATTTCGCCTTAACCGATTTACGTCTTCACAGCACGTGGACTCCCGAGCTCGGTCAATCCCCTGATGCGTTCAGACGCAAGATCGCAGACAGCACGACCGTGTTGCCCCCGATACCGGAAGACCGATTCCTTTGCGCCTTCGGCCATATTTTTGCTGGTGGTTACTCCGCTGGCTATTACTCCTACAAGTGGGCAGAAGTCTTAAGCGCTGACGCTTTTGCCGCTTTCGAGGAGGTTGGCCTCGATCAGGAAGAGGAGGTGCAAACCACCGGTCAACGCTTCCGCAACACGATTCTCAGCCTTGGAGGAAGTCAGCGACCAGCTGATATCTACAAATCCTTCCGGGGTCGAACGGCTAGCACTGATGCATTAATTCGCCATTCCGGACTGGCAGCAACCGGACGTTGAGCTTGCAGACATGCACCATGACCTGCTTGCACTGAATTCCAACTGGAACCTGTCTCAAACCGATCCATCAACGCGTGTTCCGCTGGTCTCGCTAGACGAAGCCCTCGAGCGCAGCAGTTTGAAGAAAGGGATTAGCCGTCGAGATTTTCTTGCGGAGCTCCTGAAAGACGTTCAACATCAACGCCTGCTTCCTTTGCTGGCGATGCTTCCTCGCCGCTGGCGGCAGGAGCCTGCGTCACTGCCGGAACAATTGAGAGGTCTAGGGAACCTGCTTGGAGAGGGACTGATGAGTCCACTGCTTCTTGCGGCATTCGCTGATGACTTGCAGCACTTACTGCCTCAACGAACAAACCCCAGACGCTCAGCTTTGGATCTTTGGTGCCAGCGCACCTACAACAACCCCGGCAGCCAGCAATGGCCACTGCCTGAGGGACTGGAAACATGGAGGTCCCAAGCCGCGGAATCCCTCAAATCACAAAACGAGCGACTTAAGCCGAAAGGTCGTTCAGGGCTAACGGGACTGACATCGCTAGGTGGGGAGATTGCTTGGAGCAATCACGGACTCTCCTATCTCCAATCCGCAGAGGCCAGACATCGGAATCAACAGATGGCTCAAGTGTTCAACGTTCTTGGAAGCAATCTTCTCGTTGAACAGAACCTCAACGTGGACACCTATCGGTTCGAAGGCCAGTCCTCCGGAAAGGATCTAATCCAATGCCTTCAATCCAAAGGATGGAGGTGTCAAGCGAGAGTACGGACCAGTGTGGCCAGCTTCGGACTTGGAGCCAGTACACCTAGTTCTGACAGCAATCAATGGAATCAAATCCCCCTTGCGGTCCCTTACCGAACGGGATTACAAGAGACGAACCAAAAAGAGATCAACGCCTTACTACCCCACGCCTGCCTAGAGCTGGAGTTACAACCGCCAGAGGATGACACCGTTCTGCTGCAGTACTACCAAGGCACAGAAGGCCTGAATGGCTGGGCCGCGATGAATGACTTGGATCGACCATGGCAAAACGGACGTTCCAACGGAAGCGTTCAATACTCGCCAACGGTCTTTCGCGATCAACAACTGTCCGATGCTGTTGAACTCTGCGAATTGATGGGCGCCATTCACAACAGCGAGGCGGGCATGGAAAACCTCCATCTCGGTGGATACGGAGCGATCGGTTTCTGCATCGACTCCACTGCGCTCTTGGAATATGCACTGACAGGTCAGACCAACCTTTTTCCACTCACGCTTGGAGGCCTATGGCGAGAACGGCTAAGCGCACAGCTGAATCATTTACTTGAACAAAACATGCGGCCCAATGATGACGCTGTTGATCGCTACAAGAGGGCAATTGAAGACATGCCTCAAGATCTTTATCACACTTCAGTGACCCGAACAGATGCGAGGAGACGCCTTTTAGCCAGTCAACCTAGTTATTCACCTTTTTTACTGATCCAAGATCTCAACTTGCAGAAGAGCTGACCAAACTGCGTTCAAGTTCACGACAAATTGCAGCCACAACCTTTTGGCGGAAGGCGACACTAAAAGGTCCCGAAGAACCGTTATGACTCATATGGTTAATGAGATAACGATGCAAGCAATGCGATCGCTGCCAACGGTTCCAGTTCGTTAAAGGCAATAAGCTCAATCGTCCTGGATAGGCGAGTCGGCCAAATGCAGCGACAGGATCTTTACTACCGACCACCATCGCAACATCCTGAATACTTTCGAGAGCCGCATTTCCACTAAAGACCCCACAAATCGTAATTACTTGTACAGGACTACAGCAAAGCTTCTGCAACATTTCAGCAGTACCAATGGCCATTTCAGCACCACCGCTATAACCAACTAAAACCACACGAGAGGCATGTGAAGGATGAAAATTTAACTGCTCTAATCGTCGGGCTATTTTTAAAGCTAATTCATAGTTCATCACAGGACCATAACGCCGATCAGACGAGATCCCAACCTTAATAACATTATTTGCCTGAATACAAAACGCACAAACGAATTGCACAAACTTATTAGGATGATGCTCCTGAAGAGAAAACAACCACTGCCAAAACCATCTGGAGTAAGAAGCAGCACGAAGTCCAACATCCGTAATGGTATAAGCCTCAATTCCTTTTACCAGTAAGGAATCATTGGCAATCTCAGACTCCAAGCAATTCAGAAACTCTTGAACTCTTGGAGGATGACTCTCTTCACTTTGATGAATACCATCGAGATAAACCAAAAAATGGCGGTGATCTGACCGTTTCTCCTCATTCCCATCAAATAATCCGCTGGCATCAGGAAAGCTTTGCATCCACCCTTCCCAGAACACAAAATCAACCATCACTGAATACACACCTACCAAGGCCAGCACAACAACAATCGCTCCTCCAGACACGCCAAGAAGCTCTAAAAGAGATCCGGATTGCAGAAGGGAATCTGCATCGCGCCGCACCACTCCAACACCAATCAGCATCAGAATTCCCACCAAGACCAACACACCAATCAAGACACGCGCGCCAAGGCGAATGCTGTGCCGATGACCATTAACGACGGCGTTGCTTCTAGTCATCGCTGGATTTGAAGTGCAACTTCTTTAGCCAAAGTGTCATAACTCGATCGCCATCGCTGAGAAAACAAAGCCCCTACAAGTAGCAGAGCAATCACAAAGCCAGGGAGGCAAACAAATAAGGCTTGAAGAAAAGGAATCCCGTACATCGCATTCACTAATATCATCATATTGAGATGCATCCATGCCAGAAGTGTGACGGCAATAAGATCACTCACATAAGGAGCTGCCGCCAGAACATAAAAAAGGCCTGGCCAGAGTGCTACTGCCATCCGATTACCGAAAGCAATGGGCTGCAAGGGAATCCCTGCCATCAAGGCAAGCATCAAACAATGACTGATCAGGCAAAGCAGAAGAGCCAGGCTAAGCACAAGAGCATCTACTACCATATGGAGAAAGATTTGCCTGGGAGTGAGTCGATTAGCAAGCAGAGAAAACAGATGAGACACAGACATTGAAAAACCGACAGCCACAAGAAGGCCCACACCAGTATCAAGGGCCAGAAGAATCTGACCCATCGAAACAAGCTGCTCTGTAAGTTGCTGAATCATCAGCTCACGAACGCTGAATTTGAGGACGATTTACAATCCACAACACCATGATGGAAAGAACGGCGCAGTAGAAGCACCAAACAGAGTTAAATGTTGCGCTGTAGGTAATCCAAGTAAGGAAGATCGAGACAAAGATCAACACACCAAACAACTTCACAGCCCGATCACTTACAGCAACCAGTGGCAGAACAATGAAGCCCCAGTAAACAAGTTCCCCAACTGGCTCAGTATTGACGAAATTATGGAAGATGCTTTGAAGGTTAGAGACGTCATACATCAATCGACCGTTGCTGAATACGGAAGGCTGAAGAGCTGGAGGATTAAGCAATAAAGGAACATAGAAAAAGATTCCCAAAACTGTTGCAACAATTGCCACCCATTTCAAACGCCTTTGCAAACCCGTTGAATCAGTTGTTCGACTAATAGACCAGGCACTCCACGGAATCCAAATCATCCAAAAACAATAAGCAAAAAATAGAAATCCAAGCCCGGCCATTGATGTCAATGGCTCAATTTTTCCACCCACGATTCCAGTCCACTCCAATCCCTCTACAAATTGCTGAACACCAAAGAAGAAAGGCACTAGTGCTAACGGTTTGTATCCAGGCTTTTCAGCCTTAGAAGCGAGGTGATGGGAATACAGCCCTAATGGCATGAGAACCGCAGACGCAGTGAAACTCGCAGAAGCCGAGAAGCACATGAGCTCTAATCAAAATCATCGAACGACCAAGCTTGGCCACGCCCACCCACGTTGTCAGTCAATCGATAAGAAGTGATTCGATCAACAGATCAAGCGATTTGGGATGTGACATCAATTGCTGGTGCGTCCAGACGGGTACCGCAGTATTCGGCCCGATTGGGAGCACGGCTTGCCACCCAGGGCAGACCATGAGATCCCAACGGCAGAAAAAGCTGATGCACTCCACAGACTGCAACTCGGCGTAATTGCCATTTAAAGAGCGCAGTAGAGGACTACCCCGCTTCATGTCTGCCACACCAGCGAGCAACCAGGCAGGAATGCACTGTGCTGTGAGCGTTCCCTTTTGGGGGCTACCAACGCTAATGAACCGATGCGTTCGCTTGGCGCCACCAAACTCTTGGAGCCAAGTCCGACCAATCACCCCGCCCATGGAAAACCCAAGCAAGTCAATCGGCGTTTCCGCTCCCCAACGTTCTTGAATCAAGCCATCCAGCTGTTGAGCGAGCTTGCGTAGAGGAATTGCACCGAATCGATGGGGCAAATGGGGAGAAAATACTGCGCGATGCTGTCCTTCAAGACGACGTTCTAAGCAAGAGAACAAACGAGGCGTATCGAGAAG
The Synechococcus sp. CC9311 DNA segment above includes these coding regions:
- a CDS encoding triacylglycerol lipase; amino-acid sequence: MQSEAATRPLVLVHGLLDTPRLFSCLERRLEGQHRAVFSPHLPHRFGAIPLRKLAQQLDGLIQERWGAETPIDLLGFSMGGVIGRTWLQEFGGAKRTHRFISVGSPQKGTLTAQCIPAWLLAGVADMKRGSPLLRSLNGNYAELQSVECISFFCRWDLMVCPGWQAVLPIGPNTAVPVWTHQQLMSHPKSLDLLIESLLID
- a CDS encoding M3 family metallopeptidase, with the protein product MTNSELLRGHGLPRFEAIDASQVKAHIPALINDLGEQLSTLESTLQQRLADNTALSWDEVMTPLHLIGERLRWSWGVVSHLNGVCNSSELREAHAEQQPDVVRFGNRAGQSQVIHQALESLQKNPSHPLDSTQIRILDAELLSMRHRGVGLSGADQEAFNEASEQLASLSTRFSNHVLDATQSWTLLVQDADQLQGIPERAMQAFAAAAKEAGDQNRNGQDPTALEGPWRLGLDMPRYLPVLTHADNRNLRETVYRAQVSRASSGELDNTPLIEEILDLRTHQASRLGYQNWAERSLASKMADNVEAVEKLLEELRVAALPIAEQEMDELRDCARRHGATEADDFSPWDVSYWAEKLRQERFNLNQEALRPWFPLPQVLDGLFQLCERLFSIRIEAADGEAPIWHPDVRFFRVNDQEGHPLAAFYLDPFSRPASKRGGAWMDECLNRSRNSEGELTHPVAYLICNQTPPSGDIPSLMSFEEVETLFHEFGHGLQHMLTTVEHPQAAGINNVEWDAVELPSQFMENWCLDHQTLMGMARHWKTGEPLPEEDYNKLRNSRTFMQGCGTLRQVHFALTDLRLHSTWTPELGQSPDAFRRKIADSTTVLPPIPEDRFLCAFGHIFAGGYSAGYYSYKWAEVLSADAFAAFEEVGLDQEEEVQTTGQRFRNTILSLGGSQRPADIYKSFRGRTASTDALIRHSGLAATGR